A genomic segment from Dermatobacter hominis encodes:
- a CDS encoding HEAT repeat domain-containing protein, whose protein sequence is MDPAAAPTDGPDDADRPTASDADAPRVTGAGSDRTVRVVRAGHDGDADLVAAAHVDPDPAVRAAAVGASVRLARSGVIGPSAALDAVLAALSDGDAAVRRRAAAEAGRLAGAVDLDADLVAIATAPLVERLGDEDDRVAEVVAFAVGELPLADAPSALDLAVASLAEVATGHAEHLCREAAVAALGSIGDPGGLPAVLAGCRDRATVRRRAVLALAAFDDPAATDELRRLTADRDLQVRQAAEELLAIEAGEAT, encoded by the coding sequence ATGGACCCAGCAGCAGCCCCCACCGACGGACCCGACGACGCCGATCGCCCGACCGCGTCGGACGCCGACGCGCCTCGGGTCACGGGCGCCGGGTCCGATCGGACCGTCCGCGTCGTGCGCGCCGGTCACGACGGCGATGCCGACCTCGTGGCGGCCGCGCACGTCGACCCCGACCCCGCCGTCCGGGCCGCCGCGGTCGGCGCGTCGGTCCGCCTCGCGCGATCGGGCGTGATCGGACCGAGCGCCGCGCTCGACGCCGTGCTGGCCGCGCTGTCCGACGGCGACGCCGCGGTGCGCCGCCGCGCCGCGGCGGAGGCCGGCCGGCTGGCGGGCGCGGTCGACCTCGACGCCGACCTCGTCGCGATCGCCACGGCCCCGCTGGTCGAGCGGCTGGGCGACGAGGACGATCGCGTGGCGGAGGTGGTGGCCTTCGCGGTCGGCGAGCTGCCGTTGGCGGACGCACCGTCCGCGCTGGACCTCGCCGTCGCCTCGCTCGCCGAGGTGGCCACCGGCCACGCCGAGCACCTGTGCCGGGAGGCGGCGGTCGCCGCGCTCGGCAGCATCGGCGACCCGGGCGGCCTCCCCGCCGTGCTCGCCGGCTGCCGCGACCGCGCCACCGTGCGCCGGCGGGCGGTGCTCGCCCTCGCCGCCTTCGACGACCCGGCGGCGACCGACGAGCTGCGGCGCCTCACCGCGGACCGGGACCTGCAGGTGCGCCAGGCCGCCGAGGAGCTGCTCGCCATCGAGGCCGGCGAGGCGACCTGA
- a CDS encoding YlbL family protein: MTSPSVSTAEPPSEPDVDAVELEARRRRRRRRWVWGGVGLVVLAVIAGVLFIPTPYYLFQPGSVRPAETRIDVTGAESYETDGDVLFTTVYVDQATLATLLRGVLDDAVEVKTEEEVYGPDGRDASRQVNQQRMDLSKLIATKVGLEYLGYPAEFTARGARVLGVNEEGGSVGKLRVGDVITSIDGHEVQLPGDIQVGLQGKAPGDVVTVTARRGDGDDAATVEEQITLGAAPTEDDAGTSTTQSTTTTTAPATGAPADAAAPTTTMAPRAERPVLGVSVEPADPSVESPVHVAIDSGDVTGPSAGLAWALAVVDRLTPESLTDGTDVAVTGEILSDGTVGPIGGIVQKVAAVKRAGVSTFLYPASTDEAEQRAMREVAGDDVRLVPVGTLKEAVEALHPGGVQKPG, encoded by the coding sequence ATGACCTCGCCCAGCGTATCGACTGCGGAACCGCCGTCCGAGCCCGACGTCGACGCCGTGGAGCTCGAGGCCCGGCGCCGTCGGCGGCGTCGCCGCTGGGTCTGGGGCGGGGTCGGGCTCGTCGTCCTGGCGGTCATCGCCGGCGTCCTCTTCATCCCGACGCCCTACTACCTGTTCCAGCCTGGCTCGGTCCGACCCGCCGAGACGCGCATCGACGTGACCGGAGCCGAGTCGTACGAGACCGACGGCGACGTGCTGTTCACGACCGTCTACGTCGACCAGGCGACGCTGGCCACGCTCCTGCGCGGCGTGCTCGACGACGCGGTCGAGGTCAAGACCGAGGAGGAGGTCTACGGGCCCGACGGTCGCGACGCCTCCCGCCAGGTGAACCAGCAGCGGATGGACCTCTCGAAGCTGATCGCCACCAAGGTCGGGCTCGAGTACCTGGGGTACCCGGCGGAGTTCACGGCGCGCGGGGCGAGGGTCCTCGGCGTGAACGAGGAGGGCGGGTCGGTCGGCAAGCTCCGCGTCGGCGACGTGATCACCTCGATCGACGGCCACGAGGTCCAGCTCCCCGGCGACATCCAGGTCGGGCTGCAGGGGAAGGCCCCGGGCGACGTGGTGACGGTCACCGCCCGCCGCGGCGACGGCGACGACGCCGCCACGGTCGAGGAGCAGATCACGCTCGGCGCCGCGCCCACCGAGGACGACGCCGGCACGAGCACGACGCAGTCGACGACGACCACGACGGCGCCGGCGACCGGCGCCCCCGCCGACGCCGCGGCCCCGACCACCACGATGGCGCCACGGGCCGAACGGCCGGTGCTGGGCGTGTCGGTCGAACCCGCCGACCCGTCGGTCGAGTCGCCCGTGCACGTGGCGATCGACTCGGGCGACGTCACCGGCCCGTCGGCCGGCCTGGCGTGGGCGCTCGCGGTCGTCGACCGCCTCACCCCCGAGTCGCTGACCGACGGCACGGACGTCGCGGTCACCGGCGAGATCCTCTCCGACGGCACGGTCGGGCCGATCGGCGGGATCGTGCAGAAGGTGGCGGCCGTCAAGCGGGCCGGCGTGTCGACCTTCCTGTACCCGGCGTCGACGGACGAGGCAGAGCAGCGCGCCATGCGCGAGGTGGCCGGCGACGACGTGCGCCTCGTCCCCGTGGGCACGCTGAAGGAGGCCGTCGAGGCACTCCACCCCGGCGGCGTGCAGAAGCCCGGCTGA
- a CDS encoding UPF0182 family membrane protein: MPDDMPRPSRRERRKERGPRPNRVRWIVGILIGVLVVLALSLRAIATFWTDYLWFDSLDLTAVWRRLLSARLTLGIGATLVFFLILWINLLVADRLAPKFRPVTGPEDDVVVRYRQLVAGRQRVLSFGLALLVAVVPGLGAASQWRSWLLFRYGGSFDKADAQFGTDIGFYVFKLPFLSQVVDWLFAFLLVTVVIVAIVHYLNGAIRLQPMGERITQNAKAQISVLLAATALVKAADYVLQRYELTFTAGKSFDGAGYTAVNSRIPAIEFLILISVFVAVLFIINIWRRGWIMPGIVVSLWVLVALVVGSVYPAFVQRFQVSPAELSKERPYIERNIEATRDALGLASVEQVNFDYQKTVTQEAIDGQRVNLTDARLLDPDVIKPTIQELEFEREFYQFDDVDVDRYTVEDPESAGATSRVPAIVSARELNASGIQNPTWEKLHLVFTHGYGLALAPANTTNARGEPDFLVQGIPARTTGLPELERPEIYHGEDMAGYAIVGTDQKELSTDQVSTKYTGKSGVALDSVFRRAAFALRFGEIEPLISSNLTDKSKVIYQRDVKERVRTIAPYLTLDTDPYPVMVDGRIKYIVDAYTTADTYPYGEEIDARTIDASVNGSFNYIRNSVKAVVDAYDGTVTMYLTDTLYGGEKDPIIRAYAKAFPDLYETDIPDSLSRHFRYPELLFEVQTTLWGRYHQSDPSAFFNNSDRWSVAQQPPNSASTPITTDPTTGQATSNLDRIQPYYQMIQLTPDSQPEFVLTRPFVLASGDESGRNLTALMVASNDPGSYGKLRQIVMASDGETSGGSAPKVDGPLQANQTIVTDARVSEYQTIVGRNGSSVRYGNMLILPFRDSLLYVRPVYAKAEQSGRFALTRVAVTNGDVVGFGDTIDVAVADLLDGDADGAVEQPAEPVPPPDGGTTTTTTTPQEGGRTATQLLADADAKFAEADDRLKAGDLGGYQTAVAQARDLVRQADAALEKATSTTAPGSTASSTTTTTAPPAATGTAAGGG; this comes from the coding sequence ATGCCCGACGACATGCCCCGCCCCTCGCGGCGCGAGCGGCGCAAGGAACGGGGTCCGCGGCCGAACCGGGTGCGCTGGATCGTCGGCATCCTCATCGGCGTGCTCGTGGTGCTGGCGCTGTCGCTGCGGGCCATCGCCACCTTCTGGACCGACTACCTGTGGTTCGACTCGCTCGACCTGACCGCCGTCTGGCGACGGCTGCTGTCGGCCCGGCTCACGCTCGGCATCGGCGCCACGCTCGTCTTCTTCCTGATCCTCTGGATCAACCTGCTGGTCGCCGACCGCCTGGCGCCCAAGTTCCGGCCGGTCACCGGCCCCGAGGACGACGTCGTGGTCCGCTACCGGCAGCTGGTCGCCGGTCGCCAGCGGGTCCTGAGCTTCGGCCTCGCGCTCCTCGTCGCCGTCGTCCCCGGGCTGGGCGCCGCGAGCCAGTGGCGGTCCTGGCTCCTGTTCCGCTACGGCGGCTCGTTCGACAAGGCCGACGCGCAGTTCGGCACCGACATCGGCTTCTACGTCTTCAAGCTGCCGTTCCTGTCGCAGGTGGTGGACTGGCTGTTCGCGTTCCTGCTCGTCACGGTCGTGATCGTGGCGATCGTCCACTACCTGAACGGCGCGATCCGGCTGCAGCCGATGGGCGAGCGGATCACCCAGAACGCCAAGGCGCAGATCTCCGTGCTGCTGGCCGCCACGGCGCTGGTGAAGGCCGCCGACTACGTGCTGCAGCGCTACGAGCTCACGTTCACCGCCGGCAAGTCGTTCGACGGCGCGGGCTACACGGCCGTGAACTCCCGCATCCCCGCGATCGAGTTCCTCATCCTGATCTCGGTCTTCGTCGCGGTGCTGTTCATCATCAACATCTGGCGCCGCGGCTGGATCATGCCGGGCATCGTGGTGTCCCTGTGGGTGCTGGTCGCCCTGGTGGTCGGCTCGGTGTACCCGGCGTTCGTCCAGCGCTTCCAGGTCTCGCCCGCCGAGCTCTCGAAGGAGCGGCCGTACATCGAGCGCAACATCGAGGCCACGCGGGACGCACTCGGCCTGGCATCGGTGGAGCAGGTCAACTTCGACTACCAGAAGACCGTCACGCAGGAGGCCATCGACGGCCAGCGGGTCAACCTCACCGACGCCCGCCTGCTCGACCCCGACGTCATCAAGCCGACGATCCAGGAGCTCGAGTTCGAGCGCGAGTTCTACCAGTTCGACGACGTCGACGTGGACCGGTACACGGTCGAGGACCCCGAGAGCGCGGGGGCGACGAGCCGGGTCCCGGCCATCGTGTCGGCCCGGGAGCTGAACGCCAGCGGGATCCAGAACCCGACGTGGGAAAAGCTCCACCTCGTCTTCACCCACGGCTACGGCCTGGCGCTGGCGCCGGCCAACACCACCAACGCCCGCGGCGAGCCCGACTTCCTGGTCCAGGGCATCCCCGCCCGCACGACCGGGCTCCCCGAGCTGGAGCGGCCCGAGATCTACCACGGCGAGGACATGGCGGGGTACGCCATCGTCGGCACGGACCAGAAGGAGCTGTCGACCGACCAGGTGTCGACGAAGTACACCGGCAAGTCGGGCGTGGCGCTCGACTCGGTCTTCCGCCGGGCCGCCTTCGCCCTGCGCTTCGGCGAGATCGAACCGCTGATCTCGAGCAACCTCACCGACAAGTCGAAGGTCATCTACCAGCGCGACGTCAAGGAGCGGGTCCGGACCATCGCCCCGTACCTGACGCTCGACACCGATCCGTACCCCGTGATGGTCGACGGCCGGATCAAGTACATCGTCGACGCCTACACGACCGCCGACACCTACCCGTACGGCGAGGAGATCGACGCCCGCACCATCGACGCGTCGGTGAACGGCTCGTTCAACTACATCCGCAACAGCGTCAAGGCCGTGGTCGACGCCTACGACGGCACGGTGACGATGTACCTCACCGACACCCTGTACGGCGGCGAGAAGGACCCGATCATCCGGGCGTACGCCAAGGCCTTCCCCGACCTGTACGAGACCGACATCCCCGACTCGCTCAGCCGCCACTTCCGGTACCCCGAGCTGCTGTTCGAGGTCCAGACCACGCTCTGGGGCCGCTACCACCAGTCGGACCCGTCGGCGTTCTTCAACAACAGCGACCGCTGGAGCGTCGCCCAGCAGCCGCCGAACTCGGCGTCGACCCCGATCACGACGGACCCGACGACCGGGCAGGCCACGTCGAACCTCGACCGGATCCAGCCCTACTACCAGATGATCCAGCTCACGCCCGACTCCCAGCCGGAGTTCGTCCTGACGCGGCCGTTCGTGCTCGCGTCCGGCGACGAGAGCGGACGCAACCTGACCGCGCTGATGGTCGCGTCGAACGACCCGGGCAGCTACGGCAAGCTCAGACAGATCGTCATGGCGTCCGACGGCGAGACGTCCGGCGGGTCCGCACCCAAGGTCGACGGGCCGCTGCAGGCCAACCAGACGATCGTGACCGACGCCCGCGTGTCGGAGTACCAGACGATCGTGGGCCGGAACGGGTCGAGCGTCCGCTACGGCAACATGCTGATCCTGCCCTTCCGGGACTCGCTGCTGTACGTGCGGCCCGTGTACGCGAAGGCCGAGCAGAGCGGGCGGTTCGCGCTGACCCGGGTCGCGGTGACCAACGGCGACGTCGTCGGCTTCGGCGACACGATCGACGTGGCCGTGGCGGACCTGCTCGACGGCGACGCCGACGGGGCGGTGGAGCAGCCGGCCGAGCCCGTCCCGCCCCCCGACGGCGGGACCACGACCACCACGACGACGCCGCAGGAGGGCGGCCGGACGGCGACGCAGCTGCTGGCCGACGCCGACGCGAAGTTCGCCGAGGCGGACGACAGGCTGAAGGCCGGCGACCTCGGCGGCTACCAGACCGCGGTCGCCCAGGCCCGCGACCTGGTGCGCCAGGCCGACGCCGCGCTCGAGAAGGCGACGTCCACGACCGCGCCCGGCTCGACCGCGTCGAGCACCACGACGACGACCGCACCCCCCGCCGCGACGGGCACCGCCGCCGGCGGCGGCTGA
- a CDS encoding VTT domain-containing protein, whose translation MLTLATVFALLPDWLDPEKLIRSGGYILLFAIVFAESGLLIGFFLPGDSLLFIAGMASAGAFRTGTDSIHFNIWVVLIGVFVAAVAGDQVGYLFGRKAGPALFRRPDSRFFKQEHLEKAQEFFESHGPRAIVLARFVPIVRTFCPIVAGAGQMEYKTFVRFNVIGGFLWGIGVTTLGYFLGNVAIIRDNIEIALLLVVAVSLIPIAIEVIRSRREKKRAEDHAA comes from the coding sequence GTGCTGACCCTGGCGACCGTGTTCGCGCTGCTGCCGGACTGGCTGGATCCCGAGAAGCTGATCCGCAGCGGGGGCTACATCCTCCTCTTCGCCATCGTCTTCGCCGAGTCCGGCCTGCTGATCGGGTTCTTCCTGCCGGGCGACTCGCTGCTCTTCATCGCCGGGATGGCGTCGGCCGGGGCCTTCCGGACCGGGACCGACTCGATCCACTTCAACATCTGGGTGGTGCTGATCGGCGTGTTCGTCGCCGCCGTGGCGGGCGACCAGGTCGGGTACCTCTTCGGGCGCAAGGCCGGTCCGGCCCTGTTCCGGCGCCCGGACTCCCGGTTCTTCAAGCAGGAGCACCTCGAGAAGGCGCAGGAGTTCTTCGAGAGCCACGGCCCGCGCGCCATCGTCCTCGCCCGCTTCGTGCCGATCGTCCGGACCTTCTGCCCGATCGTGGCCGGGGCCGGTCAGATGGAGTACAAGACGTTCGTCCGGTTCAACGTGATCGGCGGGTTCCTGTGGGGAATCGGCGTCACCACGCTGGGCTACTTCCTCGGCAACGTCGCGATCATCCGGGACAACATCGAGATCGCCCTGCTCCTCGTGGTCGCCGTGTCGCTGATCCCGATCGCGATCGAGGTCATCAGGTCCCGGCGCGAGAAGAAGCGCGCCGAGGACCACGCCGCCTGA
- a CDS encoding sodium-translocating pyrophosphatase, whose protein sequence is MLQTFAAEGGYQIFTLGGAEWFWLIFAVAVALIALVAGWIMMQGVLRNDTGTAEMGEIASAVQEGAMAYIKRQFRTILIIVVPLAVVVFITSTEVLNVSGTEGLDRVQSGIFRTLAFLAGALFSGFIGFVGMWLATRANVRTAAAAKTGSMDAALQVAFRAGGTIGLFTAGLGLLGATLIVMIFQNTASAILVGFGFGGSLLALFLRVGGGIFTKAADVGADLVGKVEAGIPEDDKRNPATIADNVGDNVGDCAGMASDLFESFGVVLVANIILGVTAFRAIGIGGANAAKGLIFPLAMMAVGLLASLVSIYLVKARAGETDALKPINRGLNIASVIALVGAAVIAFAYVGDPRGAEVSNVGLRMFLAIVAGVVLGQAASRITQYYTSSQFQPVKDIAESGRTGPATVVLSGISSGMESAVWAVVAIAVAILVGLGLGGGSSLFAFYMVALTGIGMLSTTGIVVAEDTFGPIADNAQGIAEMSGELEGETERILDGLDTVGNTTKAVTKGFAIGSAVIAAVALFASFRETIASTAQTGVGNAVRELDVAAAFDAISINIADPKTFAGALVGGTVVFLFSSLAILAVGRTAGTVVQEVRRQFREKPGIMDYSEKPDYGPVIDICTGAALRELTTPALLAVLMPVVVGFGLGAYALGGYLAATIVVGALMANFLSNSGGAWDNGKKYIEEGNLGGKGSDVHKAVVIGDTVGDPFKDTAGPAINPLIKVMNLVSLLVLPAILTLDDNDVARYLIAGAALVVVIGSVIYSKSQTTSFGDDEAAAASS, encoded by the coding sequence ATGTTGCAGACGTTCGCCGCCGAGGGCGGCTACCAGATCTTCACGCTCGGGGGAGCGGAGTGGTTCTGGCTGATCTTCGCCGTGGCGGTCGCCCTGATCGCCCTGGTGGCCGGCTGGATCATGATGCAGGGCGTCCTGCGCAACGACACCGGCACCGCCGAGATGGGCGAGATCGCCTCTGCGGTGCAGGAGGGCGCGATGGCCTACATCAAGCGCCAGTTCCGCACGATCCTGATCATCGTCGTGCCGCTCGCCGTCGTCGTGTTCATCACCTCGACAGAGGTGCTGAACGTGTCGGGCACCGAGGGCCTCGACCGGGTCCAGTCGGGCATCTTCCGCACCCTCGCGTTCCTCGCCGGCGCCCTGTTCTCCGGCTTCATCGGCTTCGTCGGCATGTGGCTCGCCACGCGGGCCAACGTGCGCACCGCCGCCGCAGCCAAGACCGGCTCGATGGACGCCGCCCTCCAGGTGGCGTTCCGCGCCGGCGGCACGATCGGCCTCTTCACCGCCGGCCTGGGTCTGCTCGGCGCCACGCTCATCGTGATGATCTTCCAGAACACGGCCTCCGCGATCCTCGTCGGGTTCGGGTTCGGCGGCTCGCTGCTCGCCCTGTTCCTCCGCGTCGGCGGCGGCATCTTCACCAAGGCGGCCGACGTCGGCGCCGACCTCGTCGGCAAGGTGGAGGCCGGCATCCCCGAGGACGACAAGCGGAACCCGGCGACGATCGCCGACAACGTCGGGGACAACGTCGGCGACTGCGCCGGCATGGCCTCGGACCTCTTCGAGTCCTTCGGCGTCGTCCTCGTCGCCAACATCATCCTCGGCGTGACCGCCTTCCGGGCGATCGGCATCGGCGGCGCCAACGCCGCCAAGGGCCTGATCTTCCCGCTGGCGATGATGGCCGTCGGCCTGCTCGCCTCGCTCGTGTCGATCTACCTGGTCAAGGCCCGGGCCGGCGAGACCGACGCCCTGAAGCCGATCAACCGCGGCCTCAACATCGCCTCGGTCATCGCGCTGGTGGGCGCGGCGGTCATCGCCTTCGCCTACGTCGGCGACCCCCGCGGCGCCGAGGTCAGCAACGTCGGCCTCCGCATGTTCCTGGCCATCGTGGCCGGCGTCGTGCTCGGCCAGGCCGCCAGCCGCATCACGCAGTACTACACGTCGAGCCAGTTCCAGCCCGTGAAGGACATCGCCGAGTCGGGCCGCACCGGTCCCGCCACCGTGGTGCTGTCGGGCATCTCGTCCGGCATGGAGTCCGCGGTGTGGGCGGTCGTCGCCATCGCCGTCGCCATCCTCGTCGGCCTCGGCCTCGGCGGGGGCAGCTCGCTGTTCGCCTTCTACATGGTCGCCCTGACCGGCATCGGCATGCTGTCGACCACCGGCATCGTCGTCGCCGAGGACACCTTCGGTCCGATCGCCGACAACGCCCAGGGCATCGCCGAGATGTCGGGCGAGCTCGAGGGCGAGACCGAGCGGATCCTCGACGGCCTCGACACGGTGGGCAACACCACCAAGGCCGTCACCAAGGGCTTCGCGATCGGCTCGGCGGTCATCGCGGCGGTGGCGCTGTTCGCCTCGTTCCGCGAGACGATCGCCTCGACCGCGCAGACAGGCGTCGGCAACGCCGTCCGGGAGCTCGACGTGGCCGCGGCGTTCGACGCGATCTCGATCAACATCGCGGATCCGAAGACGTTCGCCGGCGCCCTCGTCGGCGGCACGGTCGTGTTCCTCTTCTCGTCGCTCGCCATCCTCGCCGTGGGCCGCACCGCCGGCACCGTGGTCCAGGAGGTGCGCCGCCAGTTCCGGGAGAAGCCCGGGATCATGGACTACTCCGAGAAGCCCGACTACGGCCCGGTCATCGACATCTGCACCGGTGCCGCCCTGCGCGAGCTGACCACCCCGGCCCTGCTGGCGGTGCTCATGCCGGTGGTCGTCGGCTTCGGCCTCGGCGCCTACGCCCTCGGCGGCTACCTGGCCGCGACGATCGTGGTCGGCGCCCTGATGGCCAACTTCCTGTCGAACTCGGGCGGTGCCTGGGACAACGGCAAGAAGTACATCGAGGAGGGCAACCTCGGCGGCAAGGGCTCCGACGTCCACAAGGCCGTGGTGATCGGCGACACCGTCGGCGACCCGTTCAAGGACACCGCCGGCCCGGCGATCAACCCGCTCATCAAGGTGATGAACCTGGTGTCGCTGCTGGTCCTGCCCGCGATCCTGACCCTCGACGACAACGACGTCGCCCGCTACCTGATCGCCGGCGCGGCGCTGGTCGTGGTCATCGGGTCGGTCATCTACTCGAAGTCGCAGACGACCTCGTTCGGCGACGACGAGGCGGCTGCGGCGTCGTCCTGA
- a CDS encoding CHAD domain-containing protein, with protein MASGAQAGGGSDPWRLGPADRDQPAGRVLPLVLGGYLEAFRDREPGVRVDTDAEELHQFRVNLRRARSLMAAGRHVFPEEELVLLMALASWMANVTSPVRDLDVLLEDLPTLGRRVVPELGDGVDDVVAAFERRRDAAFDELVAALDGERYPVLLRRWQAMSTVFRVGGGEPGPDARRPTGAVADALVLRAFKRLRKRGKLAMKTDDLEAWHDLRKAIKRFRYLIASFAPLYEKGSFDKVLRDLSDLQDTLGRLQDHHVQAALIEQTGVEEGGRAALAAGVLADSLHRDAEQAHAHCRDAWAEFDRPKLRRRLHALLDPDD; from the coding sequence ATGGCGTCAGGAGCACAGGCGGGGGGAGGGTCGGACCCGTGGCGACTCGGTCCGGCCGACCGTGACCAGCCGGCGGGCCGGGTCCTGCCGCTGGTGCTCGGCGGCTACCTGGAGGCGTTCCGGGACCGCGAACCCGGCGTGCGCGTCGACACCGACGCCGAGGAGCTGCACCAGTTCCGGGTGAACCTGCGGCGGGCCCGGTCGCTCATGGCGGCCGGCCGGCACGTGTTCCCCGAGGAGGAGCTCGTCCTGTTGATGGCGCTGGCCTCCTGGATGGCCAACGTCACGTCGCCGGTCCGGGACCTCGACGTGCTGCTCGAGGACCTGCCGACGCTGGGCCGCCGTGTGGTGCCCGAGCTGGGCGACGGGGTGGACGACGTGGTCGCGGCGTTCGAGCGCCGGCGCGACGCCGCGTTCGACGAGCTCGTCGCCGCGCTGGACGGCGAGCGCTACCCGGTGCTGCTCCGGCGGTGGCAGGCGATGTCGACGGTGTTCCGGGTCGGCGGCGGCGAGCCCGGGCCCGACGCGCGCCGACCCACCGGCGCGGTGGCGGACGCGCTCGTGCTGCGGGCGTTCAAGCGGCTGCGCAAGCGGGGCAAGCTGGCGATGAAGACCGACGACCTCGAGGCGTGGCACGACCTGCGCAAGGCGATCAAGCGGTTCCGCTACCTGATCGCGTCGTTCGCGCCGCTCTACGAGAAGGGCAGCTTCGACAAGGTCCTCCGGGACCTGTCGGACCTCCAGGACACGCTCGGGCGGCTGCAGGACCACCACGTCCAGGCGGCGCTCATCGAGCAGACCGGTGTGGAGGAGGGCGGCCGGGCCGCGCTGGCGGCGGGCGTGCTGGCCGACTCGCTGCACCGGGACGCCGAGCAGGCCCACGCCCACTGCCGTGACGCGTGGGCCGAGTTCGACCGGCCCAAGCTGCGCCGGCGCCTCCACGCCCTCCTCGACCCCGACGACTGA
- a CDS encoding DUF2786 domain-containing protein — MPDAHRPRPDGTDEVDDRRLATIRSLLAKAEATEFPEEAEAFFNKASELIARFAIDEAVLWAARSTAREQPTEMRLVVHAPYVGQKAVLVGGVARAHGCRAIRFGAGSAREGEVIAIVGFPTDLRWVETLVTSLMVQLTSAMLARYPKGLSSSQSAGWRRSFIIGFAEEVGTRLQADREVAARDADAAHADARRGNQGEHSVSLVLVERSEEVRDEFRKRFPYTQTTRASTGGSRAGHHAGRAAGRDAALTRDAVGGRRTLPRGR; from the coding sequence ATGCCTGATGCGCACCGCCCCCGGCCCGACGGCACCGACGAGGTCGACGACCGCCGGCTGGCCACGATCCGCAGCCTGCTCGCCAAGGCCGAGGCCACCGAGTTCCCCGAAGAGGCCGAGGCGTTCTTCAACAAGGCGTCCGAGCTCATCGCCCGCTTCGCCATCGACGAGGCCGTGCTCTGGGCGGCCCGGTCCACCGCCAGGGAGCAGCCGACGGAGATGCGCCTGGTCGTCCACGCGCCGTACGTCGGTCAGAAGGCGGTCCTCGTCGGCGGGGTGGCCCGTGCCCACGGGTGCCGGGCGATCCGCTTCGGCGCCGGGTCGGCCCGCGAAGGAGAGGTGATCGCGATCGTCGGGTTCCCCACGGACCTGCGCTGGGTGGAGACGCTGGTGACCAGCCTGATGGTCCAGCTCACGTCGGCCATGCTCGCCCGATACCCGAAGGGCCTGAGCTCGTCGCAGTCGGCGGGGTGGCGGCGCAGCTTCATCATCGGCTTCGCCGAGGAGGTGGGCACCCGCCTCCAGGCCGACCGCGAGGTCGCCGCCCGGGACGCCGACGCCGCCCACGCCGACGCCCGTCGGGGCAACCAGGGCGAGCACTCCGTGTCGCTGGTCCTCGTCGAGCGGTCCGAGGAGGTGCGCGACGAGTTCCGCAAGCGCTTCCCGTACACCCAGACCACCCGGGCCTCGACCGGCGGCTCCCGGGCCGGGCACCACGCCGGTCGGGCGGCGGGCCGGGACGCCGCCCTCACGCGGGACGCGGTGGGCGGGCGGCGGACCTTGCCCCGTGGCCGCTGA